A single region of the Xylanivirga thermophila genome encodes:
- a CDS encoding DHHW family protein: MHRHQNIYTKIMVIIFVCFIGGIPVMHIFMPDRSFSDGENRVLQEMPEFSMKRLLKGRFTSEFERYISDQFPFRDGWVGIKSGMEKAMGKMDNNGVFLCKDGYLMQGFDAPKGESMDKKIQAVNALSDMFPDINKYFVLVPNSVKVLEDKLPKNAPVADESIYMDIIRDGLDGDIHFIDVYDALFSKRDEYIYYRTDHHWTTRGAYYAYRSIAAKMGFKASDMEEFKIQQVTDSFYGSLYSKSGYRHISPDSIELYMPINPMDYKVEYCMEGKTASSIYDMDALGKKDKYMVFLGGNYPLIRITTPGRNNRKLLIIKDSYANTLVPFLLEHYDEIYMVDPRYYTDSIEKLVRDEHIDNIMILYNVITFVEDQSILNITD; encoded by the coding sequence GTGCATAGACATCAAAACATATATACAAAGATCATGGTAATTATATTTGTATGCTTTATAGGCGGTATACCGGTAATGCATATATTTATGCCTGATAGATCTTTTTCTGATGGGGAGAATAGGGTGCTTCAGGAAATGCCTGAATTTTCAATGAAGAGACTTTTAAAGGGGAGATTTACTTCTGAGTTTGAACGGTATATCTCAGACCAGTTTCCCTTTAGGGATGGATGGGTAGGTATAAAGTCTGGCATGGAAAAGGCAATGGGTAAGATGGATAATAACGGCGTATTCCTCTGTAAAGATGGATACCTTATGCAGGGTTTTGATGCGCCCAAGGGGGAAAGTATGGATAAGAAAATACAGGCGGTAAATGCATTGTCTGATATGTTTCCTGATATCAATAAATATTTTGTGCTGGTACCAAATTCCGTAAAGGTATTGGAGGATAAGCTGCCTAAGAATGCGCCTGTAGCAGATGAAAGTATATACATGGATATTATACGTGATGGGTTAGATGGGGACATACATTTTATAGATGTATATGATGCACTATTCTCTAAAAGGGATGAATATATATACTATAGGACTGATCACCATTGGACTACCAGGGGTGCATACTATGCCTATAGGAGTATTGCAGCTAAGATGGGTTTTAAGGCTAGTGATATGGAAGAGTTTAAAATACAACAGGTTACAGATAGCTTCTATGGATCCTTGTATTCTAAAAGCGGATATAGGCATATATCCCCCGATAGTATAGAATTATATATGCCTATAAATCCAATGGATTATAAGGTGGAATACTGCATGGAGGGCAAAACTGCTAGTTCCATATATGATATGGATGCGTTAGGTAAAAAGGATAAATATATGGTGTTTTTAGGTGGCAATTATCCCTTAATAAGGATAACTACACCGGGAAGAAATAATAGAAAGCTACTTATAATAAAAGATTCCTATGCAAATACCTTGGTGCCATTTCTATTGGAGCATTATGATGAGATTTATATGGTGGATCCGAGGTATTATACAGATAGCATAGAGAAACTGGTAAGGGATGAACATATAGATAATATAATGATTTTGTATAATGTAATTACTTTTGTTGAAGATCAGTCCATACTCAATATAACAGATTAA
- a CDS encoding MBOAT family O-acyltransferase: protein MVFSSLIFIFVFLPITLFAYYISKGRAKNLVLLIASLIFYAWGEPVYVVIMIFSIIFNYICGILIDKFKGMGKKDKLILISSVVVNIGLLGYFKYYGFFIENINKIFGINLEYRELPLPIGISFYTFQTMSYVIDVYLEKVNVQKDIISFGTYVTMFPQLVAGPIVKYGDIEKQLRERKETLNNFSKGIERFIIGLSKKVLLANNIGLLWSSIKSLDIKNMSTVSAWMGIGAFTLQIYFDFSGYSDMAIGLGRMFGFEFMENFDYPYISKNITEFWRRWHISLGSWFREYVYIPLGGNREGKLKQYRNIFIVWLLTGFWHGANWNFILWGLYFGVILTIEKCFLKKWLDRQPNFVGHIYTMLIVILGWVFFEFDDMTKGMEFTRVMFGMGGSGLFDKTCLYYLRSYALYFIVLIISCTPLPKRVASNMRTRFEGFSLAVQPILYIILLLLSTAYLVNESYNPFLYFRF, encoded by the coding sequence ATGGTATTTAGCAGCTTAATATTTATATTTGTATTTTTACCAATAACATTATTTGCTTATTATATATCAAAAGGCAGGGCAAAAAATTTGGTGCTCCTTATTGCCAGCCTTATTTTTTATGCCTGGGGTGAGCCTGTATATGTTGTCATAATGATTTTTTCCATTATATTTAACTATATATGCGGCATACTTATAGATAAATTTAAGGGCATGGGGAAAAAGGACAAGCTGATTTTAATATCATCTGTAGTTGTAAATATAGGTTTGCTTGGCTATTTTAAATATTACGGTTTTTTTATTGAAAATATAAATAAAATTTTTGGTATAAATTTAGAATATAGGGAATTACCTTTGCCAATAGGTATATCATTCTATACATTTCAAACCATGTCCTATGTAATAGATGTATATCTTGAGAAGGTGAATGTACAGAAGGATATTATAAGCTTTGGCACATATGTTACTATGTTTCCACAACTAGTTGCAGGTCCCATAGTAAAATATGGTGATATCGAAAAGCAGCTCAGGGAACGAAAGGAGACCCTTAATAATTTTTCAAAGGGTATAGAGCGATTTATAATAGGTCTATCTAAAAAGGTATTATTGGCAAACAACATAGGCCTTCTATGGAGCAGTATAAAGTCCTTGGATATAAAAAATATGTCCACCGTATCTGCATGGATGGGCATAGGAGCGTTTACCCTCCAGATATATTTTGATTTTAGCGGGTACTCCGATATGGCTATAGGCCTTGGAAGGATGTTCGGATTTGAATTTATGGAGAACTTTGATTATCCATATATATCAAAAAACATCACAGAGTTTTGGCGCAGATGGCATATTTCTTTAGGCTCGTGGTTTCGCGAGTATGTATATATACCCCTTGGAGGCAACAGGGAAGGTAAACTAAAGCAATATCGGAATATATTTATAGTATGGCTTTTGACGGGATTTTGGCATGGTGCCAATTGGAATTTTATACTTTGGGGTTTATACTTTGGCGTTATATTGACCATTGAAAAATGTTTCTTAAAGAAATGGCTGGACAGACAGCCAAATTTTGTAGGACATATATATACCATGCTTATAGTCATATTGGGGTGGGTGTTCTTTGAGTTTGATGATATGACAAAGGGCATGGAGTTTACAAGGGTGATGTTTGGCATGGGCGGGAGCGGGCTCTTTGATAAGACCTGCCTTTACTATTTGAGGAGTTATGCGTTATATTTTATAGTGCTTATAATTAGCTGTACACCCTTGCCAAAACGGGTTGCTTCAAACATGAGGACAAGGTTTGAGGGTTTTAGTTTAGCAGTGCAGCCCATTTTGTATATTATATTGTTGCTGCTTTCTACTGCCTATCTGGTAAATGAGAGCTATAATCCATTTTTATATTTTAGATTTTGA
- a CDS encoding DUF4358 domain-containing protein has protein sequence MKKGYRIISIVFLLMFSITWISGCTKSDKVEKEPSMAEIWENIKKSSDVSEMIKGDQKDFDKLYDMDKDEVEEFLLYLAPSNIRSDEVAVIKANKKDDIDDIIDDIKDRIEDKKEGFKAYIPEEYELIQKHVLTSKGNYILFVVSKDAEKIEEAFENSFK, from the coding sequence ATGAAGAAAGGTTATAGGATTATAAGCATAGTATTTTTGCTAATGTTTTCCATAACATGGATTTCAGGTTGCACAAAGTCTGATAAGGTTGAAAAGGAGCCATCAATGGCAGAGATATGGGAGAATATAAAAAAATCATCAGATGTGTCAGAGATGATAAAGGGCGATCAAAAGGATTTTGATAAGCTATATGATATGGATAAGGATGAGGTGGAGGAGTTTTTATTATATCTCGCTCCGTCAAATATAAGGTCCGATGAGGTGGCTGTAATAAAGGCTAATAAGAAAGATGATATAGATGATATAATAGATGATATAAAGGATAGGATAGAGGATAAGAAGGAAGGCTTTAAGGCCTATATTCCTGAGGAGTATGAACTTATACAAAAACATGTACTTACTTCGAAGGGCAATTATATACTCTTTGTAGTTTCAAAGGATGCAGAAAAAATCGAAGAAGCCTTTGAAAATAGCTTTAAATAA
- a CDS encoding GDSL-type esterase/lipase family protein, with protein MNFVKLTRVRVADRKRFIIFISIVSILVLSLCIKGFISKDKDLAINAEADAKVKDVDTAKNTNDLALEKEKSPKGNQDKADTVVNELNDNEAQRENGQEKVPNGEAPKEEAPKEVQQKGSIEIKYDYNKEFQNCVFFGDSITESISYYKFVDESRVLGIKGLTSRKAMSKLDKVVEKGPEKIFILFGMNDVIDGEGTFIEGYTKLIDALKERLPNTKIYIQSILPVDDRAKKRSGNLNNPRIDEFNRALKEMAEKEGVSYMDVAAVAKQYGDELREPDGIHYKYKFYIVWLNYIKENM; from the coding sequence ATGAATTTTGTAAAATTGACTAGAGTAAGGGTCGCAGATAGGAAAAGGTTTATTATTTTTATAAGTATTGTTTCAATTCTTGTTTTAAGTTTATGTATTAAAGGGTTTATTTCAAAGGATAAAGATCTAGCAATAAACGCAGAAGCAGATGCAAAAGTAAAGGATGTTGATACTGCTAAAAACACTAATGATTTGGCTTTAGAGAAGGAGAAGAGCCCTAAGGGCAATCAAGATAAGGCAGATACAGTTGTAAATGAACTAAATGATAATGAAGCTCAAAGGGAAAATGGGCAAGAGAAAGTGCCGAACGGGGAAGCACCGAAGGAAGAAGCACCAAAAGAGGTTCAGCAAAAGGGATCTATAGAGATAAAGTATGATTATAACAAGGAATTTCAAAATTGTGTATTTTTTGGGGACTCAATTACTGAATCCATATCCTATTATAAGTTTGTGGACGAGTCCAGGGTGCTTGGCATAAAGGGGCTTACATCTAGAAAGGCCATGTCAAAGCTTGACAAAGTAGTAGAGAAGGGGCCAGAGAAGATTTTTATACTATTTGGCATGAATGATGTCATTGATGGGGAAGGTACTTTTATAGAAGGGTATACAAAACTTATAGATGCCCTTAAGGAAAGGCTGCCAAATACTAAAATCTATATCCAATCTATTCTTCCGGTGGATGATAGGGCCAAGAAGAGATCTGGCAATCTTAATAATCCTAGGATAGATGAGTTTAATAGGGCACTTAAGGAGATGGCGGAAAAAGAAGGGGTTTCTTATATGGATGTGGCCGCCGTGGCCAAACAATATGGCGATGAGCTCAGAGAACCAGATGGCATACATTATAAATATAAATTTTATATCGTATGGCTCAACTATATAAAGGAAAATATGTAA
- a CDS encoding alpha-L-fucosidase: MQQWFKDAKLGIFIHWGIYSVYGIAESWSFYNGGISYGDYMKQCEGFTAKNYDPKAWAELYKKAGARYAVLTTKHHDGVALWDTKLNDLSVVHKTPAGRDLIKPWVEAVREQGLKVGLYFSHLDWSHPDYASIYREDERENLANLNRNRFTHPEGEEDFEAWERFLKFHRGQLKELMENFHPDLLWFDGDWEKSADEWRMKELREYLHSFNPNVVLNSRMWGYGDYKTPEQGIPIIRPEGPWEFCVTVNDSWGYQPDDKNYKSVRQIIRMFAECIGMGGNMLLDIGPMEDGSIDPEQEKRLLGLGEWIRRHDEAIYDTEAGLPPGHFYGPSTLSKDKKTLYLFCFDRPYDDVPLKGIRNRIKKITALGSGMELGYKKLGGAPWLNIPGILWIDVPEDAIDKDCTVIKIELDGEIDLYRESGQNIESN, from the coding sequence AATTGGGGATATTTATACACTGGGGAATATATTCTGTATATGGGATAGCAGAGTCCTGGTCCTTCTATAATGGTGGGATATCCTATGGGGATTATATGAAACAGTGTGAAGGTTTTACAGCAAAAAATTATGATCCAAAGGCCTGGGCTGAGCTGTATAAAAAGGCAGGTGCAAGATATGCAGTCCTTACTACAAAGCATCATGATGGTGTTGCACTATGGGATACTAAACTGAACGATCTAAGTGTAGTGCACAAGACACCTGCAGGCCGGGATCTTATAAAACCATGGGTAGAGGCAGTAAGGGAGCAAGGATTGAAGGTTGGATTATATTTTTCACATCTTGACTGGTCTCATCCTGATTATGCATCCATATATAGGGAGGATGAGAGGGAGAATCTTGCCAATCTAAATAGAAATAGGTTTACCCATCCAGAGGGTGAAGAGGATTTTGAAGCATGGGAGAGATTTTTAAAATTTCATAGGGGTCAATTAAAGGAACTCATGGAAAATTTCCATCCAGATCTATTGTGGTTTGATGGAGATTGGGAAAAGAGCGCAGATGAATGGCGGATGAAAGAGCTTAGGGAGTATCTCCACAGCTTTAATCCCAATGTAGTATTAAACTCCCGTATGTGGGGATATGGTGATTACAAGACCCCTGAGCAGGGTATACCCATAATAAGGCCTGAAGGACCATGGGAATTTTGTGTAACGGTAAATGATTCATGGGGATATCAGCCCGATGATAAGAATTATAAATCGGTAAGGCAGATTATAAGGATGTTTGCAGAGTGCATAGGTATGGGCGGCAATATGCTTCTGGATATTGGTCCAATGGAGGATGGGAGTATAGATCCGGAGCAGGAAAAGAGACTTTTAGGCCTCGGTGAATGGATTAGACGTCATGATGAGGCCATATATGATACGGAGGCAGGGCTCCCGCCTGGACACTTTTATGGACCTAGCACCCTATCAAAGGATAAAAAGACATTGTACCTATTTTGCTTTGATAGGCCATATGATGATGTGCCATTGAAGGGTATAAGAAATAGGATAAAGAAGATTACAGCCTTAGGCAGTGGAATGGAACTCGGATATAAGAAACTAGGAGGAGCTCCGTGGCTTAACATACCTGGCATACTATGGATAGATGTTCCTGAAGATGCCATAGATAAGGATTGTACTGTGATAAAGATAGAGTTAGATGGAGAGATTGATCTATATAGAGAATCGGGGCAGAACATAGAGAGTAATTAA